A window of the Candida orthopsilosis Co 90-125, chromosome 1 draft sequence genome harbors these coding sequences:
- a CDS encoding Kip4 protein: MSATIPSIAAKVNECQLNEDIRRRDQKIDELESVILQLKMQQLKNDHEEDRKLFTLENSLHNINNKLTEVEMVNVDLRNQLSLCQNIIGKKNEEIKKLKLALKDQQSIISRETLIFQRKLDDLQQQINQTIQLRTKSAMKRQSTNLEQKPNSLRREVEEREKGNPQDEEFKGEESDSAMG, translated from the coding sequence atgTCAGCTACTATACCGTCCATAGCGGCAAAAGTCAACGAGTGTCAGTTGAATGAAGATATTCGCAGACGGgatcaaaagattgatgagTTGGAAAGTGTAATATTGCAACTAAAGATGCAACAGTTAAAGAATGATCACGAGGAAGATAGaaaattgtttacattGGAAAATTCGTTACataacatcaacaacaagttgaCTGAAGTAGAAATGGTCAATGTTGACTTGCGAAACCAGTTATCACTTTGCCAAAACATTATTGGGAAGAAGAACGAGgaaatcaagaaattgaaattagcACTCAAAGATCAGCAATCCATCATATCAAGGGAAACGttaatttttcaacgtAAATTGGATGACCTTCAGCAGCAGATTAACCAGACTATTCAACTCAGAACAAAACTGGCTATGAAAAGACAAAGCACCAATCTAGAACAAAAGCCGAATCTGTTGCGTAGGGAAGTGGAAGAGCGGGAAAAAGGTAATCCTCAGgatgaagaatttaaaGGTGAAGAGTCCGACTCAGCAATGGGTTAA
- a CDS encoding RNA polymerase II mediator complex subunit, giving the protein MTTTSIAPTEDNASLVQAAEKVANLIESFIELGILVHDNQGTPQSNLALSNKIQTLASQLKAVSHSDGLKDKLVPIDVVSYIEDGRNPDIYTREFIEVTAKSNAKLKGKMQGFNKLGNILSEKLVQEYPRLEAGLKDIKSRTTFDSLSTYD; this is encoded by the coding sequence ATGACAACTACACTGATAGCTCCAACTGAGGATAACGCATCACTAGTTCAAGCTGCCGAAAAAGTAGCCAACttgattgaatcatttATCGAATTGGGAATTCTCGTTCACGACAATCAAGGAACACCTCAATCGAATCTTGcattatcaaacaaaattcaaacctTGGCCAGTCAATTGAAAGCTGTTTCTCATAGTGATGGTTTGAAAGACAAATTGGTCCccattgatgttgtttcatatattgaagatggaaGAAACCCGGATATTTATACAAGAGAGTTTATTGAAGTCACAGCCAAACTGAATGCCAAACTTAAAGGCAAAATGCAAGGATTTAACAAATTGGGCAATATTTTGAGTGAAAAATTAGTGCAAGAGTACCCAAGATTGGAAGCGGGGCTCAAAGATATCAAGAGCCGAACCACTTTTGATAGCTTAAGCACGTATGATTAG
- a CDS encoding Afg1 protein (protein similar to S. cerevisiae Afg1p, which is a putative mitochondrial ATPase of the AAA family) — protein MVALRYNCIVSFCIRRYSSTITTSGVQGVQGRLPTYPSTSNNSSQSLSITDPYQLYQNYVASGLLEKDEAQVRVMKEFQKLYHRVIDYVPPEDLSIKLSLVLRQIEVKQAEQNTRKRSPLRYFKKDPRKEKQSLIKYMTDEEELINFPSPQGLLVNGEVGSGKSLLMDIFASSLPHASKMRWHYNNFILYVYSEIHNIQQHRFKTMNRKMNEFKMENEFILYEVAQKMIQKNTILMLDEFVLPDIASANIIKILFTFYFKLGGVLVATSNKLPEELYSAQFSKGKFKSFVGILNARCRSIDMKSEKDYRTYFANESLEKPHLVVRKDNPNEKKEWHHLIKFKALGISEDSPLIHQSLSSLGSPSSVTVYNRTTHIPLTFNNDTICYLDFSQICQGLTSSSDYITIASKYRTVILDNVPIMTTKMKNEARRFITLLDAIYEAKCQFFMRSQVDVDYLFFPDALKIDDQEFINYLKLHSNSDTATDRLEVQDEEMFAKTSIAMENPYRPNIVSYDQEDTDHYDEPSKVNTDKSNFANIKVFTGDDEKFAFKRAVSRIKEMIGSDVWRKAERWVPIDATMRPWEQTLVKNGASTSRQQNMHEDDQKMKELFEEKSIKEITKDISTTLPRRYSQSERISFPFFNSKIAPVFENLSHFWAMGPWNNGQGKRLKDAISRSWVRSSVRNDEEK, from the coding sequence ATGGTTGCATTGAGATACAACTGTATAGTCTCATTTTGCATCAGGCGTTATTCATCAACCATAACTACCAGTGGCGTCCAAGGTGTACAGGGTAGACTTCCAACGTATCCTTCCACCTCAAACAACTCAAGTCAATCACTATCAATCACAGATCCTTACCAACTATACCAAAACTATGTTGCACTGGGCTTGTTGGAGAAAGACGAAGCACAAGTACGTGTAATGAAAgagtttcaaaaactctATCATCGTGTTATAGATTATGTACCCCCTGAAGActtatcaatcaaattaagTCTAGTTTTACGGCAAATTGAAGTCAAACAAGCAGAACAAAATACGAGAAAGAGATCACCGTTGcgatatttcaaaaaggatCCGAGAAAGGAAAAACAATCATTGATCAAGTATATGACTGATGAGGAGGAGTTGATTAATTTTCCCTCCCCTCAAGGTCTTTTAGTGAATGGCGAAGTTGGGTCGGGGAAATCATTACTTATGGATATATTTGCTTCCTCACTACCTCATGCATCGAAGATGCGATGGCACTATAATAATTTTATATTATACGTGTATAGTGAGATCCACAATATACAGCAACATCGATTTAAAACCATGAATCGAAAGATGAATGAATTCAAGATGGAAAATGAGTTCATTTTATACGAAGTGGCCCAAAAGatgattcaaaaaaatacCATATTGATGCTTGATGAGTTTGTGTTACCGGATATTGCCAGTGCTaatattatcaaaatattATTTACATTCTACTTTAAACTTGGTGGAGTACTTGTTGCTACATCGAACAAGCTACCCGAGGAATTATACTCAGCACAATTTAGTAAAGGGAAATTCAAGAGCTTCGTCGGTATTTTGAATGCAAGATGCCGATCCATCGACATGAAGTCAGAAAAGGATTATCGAACCTATTTTGCTAACGAGTCTTTAGAGAAGCCTCATCTTGTGGTTCGCAAGGACAATCCAAACGAAAAGAAAGAGTGGCatcatttgatcaaattcaaagcACTTGGTATCTCAGAAGACTCCCCACTCATACACCAATCGTTATCGAGTTTGGGAAGCCCATCTTCTGTTACTGTTTATAATAGAACCACACATATACCTTTGACGTTCAACAATGACACAATATGTTATCTTGACTTTTCCCAAATCTGTCAGGGACTCACTTCATCTTCTGACTACATTACAATTGCTTCGAAATATCGTACCGTAATCTTGGATAATGTACCAATTATGACCacaaagatgaaaaatGAGGCAAGAAGATTTATCACCTTATTAGATGCAATATATGAAGCCAAATGTCAATTCTTTATGAGATCGCAAGTTGATGTCGATTACTTGTTCTTTCCTGATGCACTAAAGATCGATGACCAGGAGTTCATAAACTATTTGAAACTTCACTCAAATTCAGATACCGCTACTGATAGATTAGAGGttcaagatgaagaaatgttTGCTAAAACATCGATTGCCATGGAAAACCCCTATAGACCAAATATCGTTTCCTATGATCAAGAAGATACAGACCATTATGACGAACCTAGCAAAGTCAATACCGACAAGTCGAATTTTGCCAATATAAAAGTCTTTactggtgatgatgagaaattTGCATTTAAAAGAGCTGTTTCTAGAATAAAAGAAATGATAGGATCTGATGTTTGGAGAAAAGCTGAACGTTGGGTTCCAATTGATGCCACAATGAGACCCTGGGAACAAACGCTTGTGAAGAATGGCGCACTGACATCTCGGCAACAGAATATGCATGAGGACGATCAGAAAATGAAGGAGTTATTTGAGGAGAAATCAATAAAAGAAATCACCAAAGATATTAGCACTACTCTTCCACGCCGTTATTCCCAAAGTGAACGTATCTCATTCCcctttttcaactccaaAATTGCCCctgtttttgaaaacctACTGCATTTTTGGGCTATGGGGCCTTGGAATAATGGACAAGGAAAGAGGTTGAAGGACGCAATTAGTCGTAGTTGGGTTAGGTCTAGTGTTAGAAATGACGAAGAAAAGTAG
- a CDS encoding phosphatidylinositol 3-phosphate (PI3P) phosphatase — MENIFTVHDVVLSRRGSYILGTLILSSHHLVFTFTSSQKQTSPTSSTASTPVQQKEIWICYPIIERIAKSRGSTWLNNNAAASNTSSLEYRITSAMSSSSTATSNSPSPQPQSVPPQIDGLDNYSASNIRLQCKDFTYFSFDFKNDLICTEVFNKLSSLATTVKTENDIKSLYAYSYVPNNLEKRLDVRGWDIYDPVAEYTRLGLISNGADDKYWRLTEVNVDYKFCPSYPRLLIVPNSISDNVLKHAAKFRSKQRIPAVVYKHKSNINGNVIARCAQPLVGLNLQNRSIQDEKLIGEIFHCQDVERSKRLKAGEVDETTEYQSQQTQRNLLVDLRPVTNAMAQHALGAGTENVDNYRNKKSRNDDTNGDENNSYHSRSPRQVDKIFCNIDNIHVVRDSLTKLTTILNDLDRFQQPSTPGQSQSPAVTAALQHALTKTQWLNRLSIILQSVDRITKSIHLNNTNVIIHCSDGWDRTSQVSALAQLCLDPYYRTTKGFMVLLEKEWVSFGFKFNTRADHGGCIGALMKKESKKQYLHQLRDGNKTDEQSSEMSIDSLQLENKLASEASGTGSAAAASVTSFLQKATRAAREIKNSAQNGLSNYPEGNRSNSPDANSDKSFYSASSSIYSGSNERSPVFHQFLDCVYQIVRQQPTKFQFNTRFLKRLLYHYYSCQYGSFLCDSERELLQVYKCYDSTVSIWDYFNSRPNEFQNRSYETEDTENDGVVFFNSADMKWWFELYGRSDEEMNGLSNSLDRKFAQMAIKKE, encoded by the coding sequence ATGGAAAATATCTTTACTGTCCATGATGTTGTACTAAGTAGACGAGGGTCTTACATTTTAGGAACCTTGATATTGTCTTCCCATCATCTTGTATTTACATTTACATCAAGTCAGAAAcaaacatcaccaacatcatcaacagcatCTACACCTGTACAACAAAAGGAAATTTGGATATGCTACCCTATAATTGAAAGAATAGCCAAATCTCGAGGGTCAACCTGGTTAAACAACAATGCGGCAGCCTCAAATACATCAAGCCTTGAGTATCGAATAACATCTGCCATGTCCTCATCGTCAACAGCAACTTCTAATTCACCTTCGCCCCAACCTCAATCAGTTCCACCTCAGATTGATGGACTCGATAATTATAGTGCTTCAAATATTAGATTACAATGTAAAGACTTTACATActtttcatttgatttcaagAATGACTTAATATGTACCGAAGTGTTCAATAAGTTGAGTTCACTAGCTACTACTGTCAAAACTGAAAACGATATCAAATCACTATATGCATATTCGTACGTTCCTAACAATTTAGAAAAGAGACTAGATGTCAGAGGTTGGGATATATATGACCCTGTGGCTGAATATACCAGGTTAGGGTTGATTTCAAACGGTGCAGATGATAAGTATTGGAGATTAACTGAAGTGAATGTCGATTACAAGTTTTGTCCATCATATCCTCGACTTCTAATTGTGCCAAATTCCATATCTGACAATGTATTGAAGCATGCGGCGAAATTCAGATCAAAACAGAGAATACCTGCAGTTGTGTACAAACACAAATCCAACATCAATGGGAATGTAATAGCTAGATGTGCACAGCCTCTAGTCGGATTGAATTTACAAAATCGTTCGATTCAAGATGAGAAGTTAATTGGGGAGatttttcattgtcaaGATGTTGAACGTAGTAAACGATTGAAGGCTGGGGAAGTCGACGAGACTACCGAGTATCAGTCACAACAAACACAGCGGAATTTACTTGTCGATTTGAGACCGGTAACGAATGCAATGGCACAACATGCGTTGGGAGCAGGAACTGAGAATGTCGACAACTACAGGAACAAAAAGAGTCGAAATGATGACACcaatggtgatgaaaataACTCCTACCATTCTAGGAGCCCGCGTCAAGTTGATAAGATATTCTGCAACATAGATAATATCCATGTGGTGAGAGACTCGCTAACAAAATTGACGACAATATTAAATGACCTCGATAGGTTTCAGCAACCTTCTACTCCGGGCCAATCGCAAAGTCCGGCAGTAACAGCGGCTTTACAGCATGCCCTAACCAAGACACAATGGTTAAACCGTCTTTCCATTATACTTCAATCAGTTGACAGAATAACGAAATCGATTCATTTAAACAACACAAATGTGATCATACATTGCTCTGATGGATGGGATAGAACTTCGCAAGTATCAGCATTGGCACAGTTATGTCTAGACCCATATTATAGAACAACCAAGGGATTCATGGTGTTACTTGAAAAGGAATGGGTTAGTTTtggattcaaattcaacactAGGGCTGACCATGGTGGATGTATTGGTGCCCTTATGAAAAAGGAGTCAAAGAAGCAATATTTGCATCAACTTCGCGATGGCAACAAAACTGATGAACAATCGTCGGAAATGTCAATTGACAGTTTACAGTTGGAAAACAAACTCGCCAGTGAAGCATCAGGTACTGGAAGTGCGGCAGCTGCCAGCGTCACTTCATTTTTACAAAAGGCAACTAGAGCAGCTCgtgaaatcaaaaatagTGCTCAGAATGGATTATCCAATTATCCAGAAGGAAATCGATCCAATTCACCTGACGCAAATTCAGATAAGCTGTTTTACTCGGCATCTTCAAGCATCTATAGTGGAAGCAACGAACGTTCTCCAGTTTTCCACCAATTTTTAGACTGcgtttatcaaattgttcGTCAACAGCctacaaaatttcaattcaatacGAGATTTCTCAAGAGGTTGTTATATCATTACTATTCTTGTCAATATGGATCCTTCTTGTGTGATTCCGAACGTGAGTTGCTCCAGGTTTATAAATGCTATGACTCGACTGTGTCTATTTGGGAttatttcaattcaagaCCAAATGAGTTTCAGAATAGGTCGTATGAAACAGAGGATACTGAAAATGATGGGgttgtatttttcaattctgCTGATATGAAATGGTGGTTTGAATTGTATGGAAGATCGGATGAGGAGATGAATGGGTTGTCCAATTCTTTGGATAGAAAATTTGCTCAAATGgcaataaaaaaagagtAG
- a CDS encoding Jip5 protein, giving the protein MGKKKSNSANAAQALESSVAPILEIQYKDPLFTVAAHPTRPIIISGLGTGHVYCNTYDASRLEGISEARRQKVAELDKRAYAEGKIPHVTKSVSQSKTKWWTVVEDNTEIPTDKTEILTNWKTKRHKGSCRHAIFDPRSNSLGEFVYTCGTDNFIKKADTESGKVVGKVDVTSDYTNSKDKITKLCHSTTHPFLLTGTEDGHVLVYDSSDLSSNKLKFKVNQVHDDSINHILMMPQSPYHYLTLGSTTLSHIDIRKGIITQSDDQEDELLAMSYTTEELSEGKTDTVLVSHGEGIVTVWKDSKNKLMDQLSRIKINKTASIDTIMPTMNNDSEELAHSVWCGDSEGLLHRVDYKQGKVVETRVHSSRRGKYGAYDEVAVLDIDCEYRLISAGMDSLKLWSNKVAEEEEEEDDDDEENDVGEDSDDEVDNSIEDEHGVSVSDASDFSNVSDSDSDNDSEEGEEGNDAGDGQPESDGDGDGDGDGDGDGDGDGDGDGDGDDGTKNPLPAYKRKRRDFSEVIAKPKVKAIDINKLTKMEGDENDTSEPQSKKQKIKEKKLTTKQLRNMQKHEHGIRRFEGL; this is encoded by the coding sequence ATGGGTAAGAAAAAGTCAAATTCAGCCAATGCTGCTCAGGCTTTGGAATCATCAGTAGCaccaattcttgaaataCAATATAAAGATCCATTGTTTACAGTTGCAGCACATCCCACCAGACCAATAATCATTTCCGGGTTAGGCACAGGACATGTGTATTGCAACACTTACGATGCATCTAGATTAGAAGGAATCCTGGAAGCCAGAAGACAAAAAGTGGCTGAACTTGACAAACGTGCTTATGCAGAGGGTAAAATCCCCCATGTGACAAAATCAGTTTCACAGCTGAAGACCAAATGGTGGACAGTCGTTGAAGATAATACTGAAATTCCAACCGATAAAACTGAaattttaacaaattggaaaacaaagagacaCAAGGGATCTTGTCGGCATGCCATTTTTGACCCAAGAAGCAATTCATTGGGGGAATTTGTGTATACGTGTGGAACGgacaattttatcaaaaaagcAGATACCGAACTGGGCAAAgttgttggaaaagttgatgTCACCTCCGACTATACCAACTCAAAGGACAAAATTACCAAGTTGTGCCATTCCACAACTCACCCATTCTTGCTTACAGGTACCGAAGACGGACATGTATTGGTTTATGATTCCTCCGACTTATCCTCGAATAAACTAAAGTTCAAAGTTAATCAAGTACACGATGACTCTATTAATCACATTTTGATGATGCCACAGTCCCCATACCACTACCTCACACTCGGATCAACCACATTATCTCACATTGATATCAGAAAAGGAATCATTACACAATCAGATGATCAAGAAGACGAATTGTTGGCTATGTCATATACGACTGAAGAGTTGAGTGAAGGTAAAACTGACACTGTGTTGGTAAGCCATGGAGAAGGGATTGTTACAGTTTGGAAAGattccaaaaacaaactcaTGGATCAATTGTCGCGAAttaaaatcaacaagacTGCTTCTATTGACACAATAATGCCTACAATGAACAACGATTCAGAGGAGTTGGCACATTCTGTTTGGTGTGGGGATAGTGAAGGTTTACTTCATCGTGTTGATTATAAACAAGGTAAAGTCGTTGAAACTCGTGTGCACTCATCCAGGCGTGGGAAATATGGTGCTTATGATGAAGTGGCAGTTTTGGACATTGACTGTGAGTATCGATTGATCAGTGCTGGAATGGATAGCTTGAAATTATGGTCGAATAAAGTggctgaagaagaagaagaagaagatgatgatgatgaagaaaatgatgtTGGAGAAgatagtgatgatgaagttgataatAGTATTGAGGATGAACATGGAGTCTCCGTCAGTGATGCGTCTGATTTCAGTAATGTATCCGACTCTGATTCAGACAATGACAGTGAGGAAGGGGAGGAAGGGAATGATGCAGGAGATGGACAACCTGAGagtgatggtgatggtgatggtgatggtgatggtgatggtgatggtgatggtgatggtgatggtgatggtgatggtgatgatggtaCTAAAAATCCTCTTCCGGCGTATAAGCGTAAGAGGAGAGACTTCTCAGAAGTGATAGCTAAACCCAAAGTTAAAGCTATCGACATCAATAAGCTTACCAAAATGGAAGGGGATGAGAATGATACATCCGAGCCACAATCgaagaagcaaaaaatcaaagaaaaaaaactcACCACAAAACAACTAAGAAACATGCAAAAACATGAACATGGTATTAGAAGGTTTGAGGGACTATAA